DNA from Anaerolineales bacterium:
CCGAACTACTTGGCTTCTTGGTGATCCTTCAACAGCATGCCCATCATCACCGCCGCCACAATCGTGCCAATAGCACCAAAGACGAGGTAGAGAGGGATGTTGTTGACCAAGGGGATGGTGAAAATACCACCGATCGGAGCGCTGAGGGTGATGCCAAACATACCCGCCAACGCACCGCCCACCGCCGCGCCGATCATGATCGAAGGCAGCACCACCTTAGGATGAGCAATCACGAAGGGAATGGCGCCTTCAGCGATGAAGCTCAGGCCCATGATGGCGGCCGGCTTGCCGGCGTCACGCAGCTCAGGCGAGAACTTCTTGGGGAACAGGAAGGTGGCCAGGGCGCAGCCACCGCTGATGGCGAAGGCAGCGGCGCCGATGGCACCCATCGCCACGGAAGGCACGGCGCTGCCATCGGCGGCAGTGAGGGTAGCCACCGAGAAGAGGTAGGCAGCCTTGTTGACCGGGCCACCGACGTCAAAAGCGGCCATGGCGCCAATGACAGCGCCCAACAGGGCGGCGTTACCAGTGCTGAGGCTCTGCAGGAAGCCGTTGACGGCGCCGTTGAGCGGGGTCACGAAAGCGTTGATGGCGATCATGCCCAGGGCCACCAGGATGGTACCGACCACCGGGTAGATGATCAGGGTCTTAGCACCCTCAAAGGAGCGCGGCAGGCCCTTGGTAGCTTTCTTGAGCAGGTTGATCAGCCAGCCGGCCAGGAAGGCGCCGGCGATGGTGCCCAGGAAGCCGGAGCCACCATCACGCGCCAGCAAACCCACCACTACACCAGCCAGCAGGCCGGGGCGATCAGCGATGGAGTAGGCAATGTAGCCACCCAGGATGGGCAGCATCATGCCGATGGTGGTGGCGCCGACGGTCAGCAGCCAGGCCGAGACGGGGTTGCTGGCGCCGAAGCTGGCCGCACCCGAGTTGGACGCATCAAACAGGAAGGCGAACGAAATAAGTACGCCGCCAGCCACGATGAACGGGATGAAATACGAGACACCCGACATCAAATGGCGATAGATAGCTTTTCGATCCATGTCTTTCTCCTTATGGGGCCAACCCTAGCGGGTTGGCCAAGCGAAAATCAAACGCAACGACTCCTCGATGATATTTGTGTGCGACCGCCTCCTTAGGGGTTGTAGACTTCGGCTTTGCCGTCTACGATCTGTTGGATCACTTGCTCGCCACGATGAATGGCGTCAGAAGATGACACGGTGAGTATTGGCTTGCCACGGAAGCGTTCCATCTCCACCATGGTGTCGACGGCCAGCACAATCGCTTCGGCTTCCTGGATGTCTTCATCCGTGAGGCGGTTTTCCACGCCCCCTGCCCCATTGGTCTCCATCTTCAAGTCGTAGCCGTGCTGCTTGGCAAACTTGATCAGGGTCTCGGCTGCAATGTAGGTATGGGCAATGCCTGCCGGGCAGGCGGCCACGCCAACGAGTTTCTTCATCTATGCATCCTTTCCGGTTTTGGTGATGACGAGGTTGAGTAGTTCACCCGCGGCAAACTGCTCAGCGAGGGTGTGCATGGGAGTGTGGTTCTCTTCCACCAGGTCGGTCTTGCCAGTCAGCGCCAGGCCAGCGCCCAGCGAGAGCGAACCAGAGGGCTGCGGCGCGGCCTCGGCGTTGAACATGCGCAGGATGTAGCCTTCGCCACCGTCAGACTTGATCAGTGTGCCAAAGCTGGCATCTGAGTCGATCGAGGCGAACTTGAAGTGCGCCGGCAGCGCCGGTACCCACGGGTTGATGGGGAAGTAGCTGATCAGGAAGAAAGTGGGATCGATCTTCTGCTTCTGGCTGTAGATCGGGTCTACGGCGAAGATGGCGTACTCGCGGAAGAGCTTGTTGCCATCCAGCGTGGCCGAGAAGCCAATACCAAAGTCAAACTCCACCGTCCCCTGCATTTGATGGGTGGGCGCGGGCAGCAGGCGCTCCGGCATGCCGCTGGGGCGGCCTGGACGGCGGTGGCGGTCGGGCAGGCCCACGTAGCCCATGGCACGCAGTACGGTGAGCATCAGGTCACCAAAGCCCTCACCCACGAATTCGTATTCCTTGAGGCTGCGAGTGAAGACGGTGAGCACGCCCTGCTCGTCCTGGGTGCTGACATGGTTGAGCAGCGGGCCGGTGGCGCTGGGCTCTTCGAAGTACTTCAGTTCCTTCCAGATCGCCATTTCCTCGCGCACACAAGGGCGCTCAATGAGGCTGTACTGCGCCCCGGCATGGAAGGTTTCGATGGTTTTGTGGGTGCGAATGCCGATGCGCAGGCGGTGGTCTACGCTGCTGTTGACCACCTCGCCGCGCACGCGTAGGATGCCACTGTCATCCAGGCTGAGCTTCACCCAGAACGGCAGCGTGTGATCAGCTACCTTCAGCTTGCGCTGCTCCAGATTGCTGGGGATGGCCATCTCGCCTTCGAAGAGCATCTCGGCGTGCAAGCCAGTCTGCGTGCTGGTCTTGAAGTCGGCGGCGGTGATTTCGCGCGTCACCAGCCACTCGTCTTCGGGGGCCGGATAGTCGTAATCGTAGCTGTCACCTTCGTCGCCGCCGTCCTGCAGGAACAGCGCACGCTGCACGCTCTGGCCGGTGCGCTTGTCAGTGATGGTGATGCCCTCAGCATCGCAGCTCACGCTGAGGAACTCATTCTCGATACTGTGCTGATTCTGTGGGACGACCACTTCGGGAGCCTGGTCGCCCTGCTCCACTACGGAGAGGGTCTTGTAAGAGATACCGTCAAACTCGCCCAGGTTGCAAACAATTTCTGTGCGGTAGAACCACACGTCTTCGTTCATATCGGCCGGATTCTTGCGTGCCACGCCCCAATAGTGCTTGACCTGCTCCAGCACGGTGTACGGCAGGGTCTTGCCCTCCAGCTCCAGAGTGAAGCCGGGGCCGCGCGACACGATGGAGAGGCGCTGCACCATCTCGCGCTTCCACGGCAGGCTGTTGATGACCACCAGCGCCATACCGGGCAGCTGGCTGTCATCTACTGAGAAGGACAGCAGACGGCACAAGTAATCACGCGTGCCACGCATGATGTTGTACGAGATGGTGGCCATGTCTTTGATGGCTTTGTTGGTCTCATCACCGTGGGTGGCGGAGCCGTGGGTCTGGCAATTGACCAGCTTGTACCAGGTCTCATCGATGAGGCCCTGGTCGTAAGGGATACCCACCGCATCCAGCATGGCCATCATGGGCTGCACTTCGTAGGAGATGCGGCGCTCTACGCGGTCAATCAGGGTCTTGATGTCCGAGCGCGCCGAGTGCATGCCATTCATATGAAGGCGGTGATATTGCGGCGAGAGGATCTCGCCCACATGTGTCTTTAGGTCTTTGCCGTTCTTACGTACATGCTCAAAATACTCGGCCCAGGTGGTGTACTTGAATTCAATGCGGTCTTGAATGCTGTTGTAGTGCTTGATCTTCTCGGGAATGTCCAGCATGACTGGGTTCTGGTCAAAGCCCAGCGGGAAGACGAACTCGTTCTTGAGCGTGCTGCGTTCTACGAGGCGGTCGATCAGCTTAGCGACATCGATCTTGTTGTAGTCCTCGGCCTCGTTGGTGAACAGCTTGCCGTCACGGAAGGCGTGGGCGCCGTAGCCGTAACCAGACAGCAGCACATTGCACAGTACCTGGCTGCCGTCATTGGATTTGAAGTAAAACTCATTACCGAGCCCGTAGATATCGCCCACCCCACGGGTGAAGACGAACTCTTTTATGCCGAACTGGTTGTAGATCTTGGGCATGTCGCTGGCGGCGCCGAACGGGTCTGCCAGATAGGCAATGCGTGAGGCTTTGCCCAGCTTCTTGGCGTTCTTGATGCCTAGGCGCAGGTTGTTAACCACCGACTCAGCGGAGCTCATGTAGGTATCGAGCTGAGACACAAACGGCCCAATGACCAGCTTGCCACTGGACACCAGGCCGCGCACCTCTTCGGTATCCTCAGGGTGGAGCTGAAGATATTCGTCAATCGCCACGGTTTGTCCGTCAAAGAAGAAATCTTTGACGCGGCCATCAGCAAAGGCGCGCATCATCTCGCGCATGTTGTAGGCAAACACCACCATCGACTCTTGCGAGCTAAACCACCAATACGGGTCCCAATGGGTATGGTGAATACCGTGAGCGATCAGTTTCTCAGACATACTGCTACTTATCCTCTCTTACAAAGGCCTTGTGCAGCACTACCGGCTGCTTGCCTTGTGCAATCACTTCGTAACGGCCCAGGCTGGCGGGCACCAGAATGACATCCAGGTACTTGGCGTCATAACCTTTGCTGGGGTCTGCTACTGATTGGACGCGAACGGCCTCGCCGTCTACCACGGTGAGCACGCAAAAATCGCCGTGGTTGTCACCCGGGTAGCGGCTGCCGGTTTCCATTTCGATGCGATGGGTCTCGAAAAAGATCTCTTCGTGCTGCCCTACCAGCAGCTCACGCCAGCCTTCGCCAGTGGCAAAAGGACGCGGCTCAAAGGCAATGTTCTCCATCACCCACTTTTCATCGCGCTCAAAGCGCAAGGCCTGCTCACCCAGCTTGGTGTGCAGCGGGCGGGGCTTGCCGGTGATGTCCATGCGCGTGTAGTCATACATCTTATAGGTGTAGGCGCTCATCGTCAGCGTGCCGAGTTCCAACACCAGCTGGTTGCGGCCAGAGGCGTGGACTGTACCCGCTGGCAGGAGGATTTGGCGGCCCACGTTGGATGGGATGGCATGCACATAGGCCTGGTAATCCACCAGCGAGCTGTCTTTCTCAGACTGGCGCACCAGCTCCAAGAACTTGTGCGGATCGGCATCCGAGCGGAAGCCGCAGTAGGTAGCCGCGCCGTGCCCGGTGAGCACGACGTAATAGGCCTCGTGCTGGGCGGCGTAATCACCATACAGCTCACGCGCCATGGCGTCGTTGGGATGGCACTGCACCGACATATTGCCGTTGCTGTGCCATGTATCATCGTAGTTGAAGCGGATGGGCAGGTAACTGCCAAAACGGGCGTGCAGCTTGGGGCCAATTACGCCCTGCGCCACCGCATCCATAAAGGTAAGGAAGGGGATGTCGATGAGGTGCTCACCACTCTGCGCCAGCAAGCTGGCTTCGGTATGAATGAGCTCAAACGACCAGGCTACTTTGTCTACCAGGTCTTTGGGCACGTTGCGGTAGCGCTGCAGGAACTGGCCGCCCCACACACCCTCGACATATACGGGCTTGGCGCGCAGCGGGCGCGCTTGCAACTGCTCACACACCGCCTGCAGGGAGCGGCCGCTGAGCAGGCTGAACGAGAGGCTAGAGTCAAGCAGGTAGTGGTCAATCAGCCCCCCCTGCACCAGTTGCTTACGCAAACCCACGGCCAACTCATTGTCAATGAAATAGGTCTGGCGCACGGTGGTATCCATGTCGTATTCGCCGTTGCTGCCCAGGCACTGATACTGGCCGGCGAATACACGCCACGCTTCGTCTTTGGGCGTTACGTCAACGAAGGCGATTGCGGCAGCCGCGTGCCGCGGCTGGGCGGCTGCGCTGCCCAGGCCGAAGAGCACCGTGCTAGCATCCGCCGGCACGCTGGCGAGGAAGGCGGCAAGCGCCTGGCTATCGAAGAAGGGCTCATAGCCCTGATCGAACAGCCTGCCGAAGATCAGCTCCGGATCGGTTTCGCGATCCATGGGCAGATACGGGGCGAGCAGATTTCGGATGTCTTGTGGGGAGCGATAGAATTGGGAAACGTCTTGGAAGGTAACGGAAGGTGCGGCTTGGCGAATGGCATCCACCAGGCCGTTGATATTGGCGCCAGGCATACCGTCCAGCACCAACAAGCCGGTGGGAAGCTGGGCAGCCAGGGCATTGGCAGCCTCGGTAAGCGAAGTTTTGAGATCAGCCACAGGAGCCACAGGATTAACGGCGGTGAGATCATCAAATGGAATTGGTTTGTACGCAAAGCCCATGCTTACCGGCCGCAGCCTCCTGAGTACATAATGTTATGACAATATATTATTATCAAACAAGCCTGTCAAGGGTAGTTCGCCCCACAAACGCAGCCACAAGGAGCAGCAGCATATGAGCAATTCCCCCACCCTCGGTTTTATCGGTCTGGGCCTGATGGGCAAACCGATGGCCGCCCATCTATTGAAGGCCGGCTTCCCGCTGTGGGTACACAACCGCAGCCAGGCCGCCGTCGACGAGCTGGTGGCCCAAGGCGCCCACCAAGCCGGCTCGGCTAGAGAAGTGGCCGAACACGCCGAGATCATCATGACCTGCCTGCCTGACTCGCCCGATGTAGAAGGCTGCGTGTTAGGCGAAGATGGCATCCTCTCCGGCGCACAGCCCGGCCTGATCGTGATCGACCACTCGACGATCAAACCGGCCACGGCGCGGCACCTGGCCGCGGCGCTGGCCGCGCGCGGCATGCACTTCCTCGATGCGCCGGTGAGCGGCGGCCAGATTGGCGCGCAGAACGGCACGCTGACCACCATGGTGGGCGGTGACGCCGCCGCGCTGGAAACGGCCCGACCGGCCCTGGCAGCCTTTAGTAAGGCGATCACGCACATCGGCGGGCCGGGGGCGGGCCAGGTAGCCAAGTGCTGCAACCAGATGATGGTGGCGGCGCAAATGGCGGTCATGGCCGAGCTGCTGATCCTGGCTCGCAAAGCCGAGGTGGACGCGCAGAAGGTGGTGGCCGCCATCCGCGGCGGCGCCGCCCAATGCTGGACGCTGGACAATAAGCCGCAGCTGCTCTTCGAGGGCAAGCGCCAGCCAGGCTTCAAAGCCTATATGCAGGTGAAGGATCTGGGCATCGTGATGGAAACCGCCAAGGAGTTGGGCATGCCGCTGCCCGCCACCGCTGCCAACACACAACTTTTCAACGCCATGATGGCGCTGGGCATGCAAGACCTGGATAACTCCGCCATAGTAGGCGTGATGGAGCAGTTAGCAGGCGTGGAGCTGCTATGAGCCTGAGTAACGAAGCGCTGTGGCGCCAATACGGTGCAGCGATCGACGAGCTGGCTCTAGTGATTGCCGATTGCCCTGCGGAACTGTGGCAGGCCAGGCTGTGGAACGACCACCCCGACCAATGGATGGCCAAGGGCTTCTCGACCTTTTGGTATCTGGGCTATCACGCCATCTTCTGGCTGGATATTCACCTGTTTGGCACAGAAGAAGGCTTCGCCCCGCCCGCGCCGTACCCATTGGTGGAGATGCAGCCACACGAAACTCTGCCCGCGGTACTCTCGAAACAAGCGCTGCTCGATTATCTGGCCATCTGCCGCCAGAAGTGCAAGGACATCGTGCTGAACCTGACGCCGGAGCAGGCCGCCCGCGTGTGCAGCTTCCCCTGGGGTGAGCCTAGCTACGGCGAACTACAGCTTTATAACCTGCGCCATCTGCAAGAGCACGCCGCGCAACTCAAGCTCTTCCTAGGCCAGCAAACCGGCTACCAAAGCCAATACGTCACCCGTGCAGAACTGTAAATAAAAAAACGCAAAACGCTAAATAAATCCCTGATACACAAAGAACGCGCCCACCACCATCAGCAGCACGCCCGCCTGCAGGGTCAGGCGGCGCAGCCAGGCGGGTGCGTGCTCCTGGCGCAGCAATACCTGGCGTGCCCACCACAACTGGGCCAACGCAAACAACAGGCTGCCGCCGGCCGCCGCATACGCGCTGGCCATCGGCCAGCCGCGCTCGATGAGCTTATACAATGCCGCATACACCAGCATGCCGATCGCACTGATGTACAGCGTGCGCCATTGCACCTGGCTGGCACTGGGCTTGCTACGCCCGCGCTTGGCCTGTGCCAAGCGGCGGCTGGCTTGCACCATCACCGCCAGCACCAGGACTACCAAAATCAGCGCTGGCACCGGGGCATAGGGATGCAACTCGAAGATCTTGAAGCCCAGCGCCAGGAGCACCGCGGCGATCGCCGTGGCCGCTGGGGCACGCGCCGCCCAGGCCAGGCTGCCCCAGCCTGCCAGCAACTCGCCCGCCGCCAGCACCAGCAGCGCCACCACAAAGTTGCCCAGGTAGCGGCTTTCCGAACCGGTGAAGGTGCGCACGCCAGCCTGGCCCACGATCCACAGCGCCAGCAGCAAGTACAGCGTTAGCGCGGCGGCATGCGCCAGGCCGCGGCGTTCAGCTTCGTCTTCCAGGCGGCCAGCCGCCCAGGCGCCAACCGCAATCGCTACCACAGCAAGCACAAGCAATCCCGACCACACCATCAGTCTTTCCTCCGGGCGTAGCCCATGCGCTCCAACTGCAGCTCATCATCACGCCAGCCTTCGTTTACTTTCACGCGCAACTCCAAAAACACGTTACGTGCGCTCATTTTCTCGATCTCTTCACGCGCCGCCTGGCCAATTTTCTTGATCATGCGCCCGCCCTCGCCCACTACGATGCCCTTATGCGAGTCGCGCTCTACGAACAGGGTGGCCTCGATCTTGGCGCCCTGCTCGCCGCGTTCGAGGTACTCGTCGATGCGCACAGCGATGCCGTGGGGCACTTCATCGCGCAGCGATTGCAACGCCGCCTCGCGGATTAGGTCGGCGGCGATCTGGCGCTCCCAAAAATCGGTAATTTGGTCCGGCGGGTAGAAGGGATCGCCCGCGGGCAGCAAGGCTTCCAGCGTTTGCAGCAGCTCGGGCAGGCCGGCGCCGCTACTGGCCGAGAACTCCAGCAGCTGGACTGCGCTGGCCAGCGCGCCATACTGCTCACGGCGTGCGCTGCGCGTCTCCTCATCGCTCACCAGGTCGATCTTGTTCAGCGCCAAGAGCAGCGGCTGCTGGCGCTGGCGCGCCGCCAGGCGTTCCGCCAGGCCGCGATCCTCCTCGGTGGGCGGGGTGGAAGCATCCACCAGGAACAGCAAGACATCGCCATCATCGAGGGCGTAGAAAGCATCGGCGTTCATAAAATCGCCCAACTTGCTGCGGCGCTGGTGCACGCCAGGGGTATCAACAAAGATCATCTGGGCCTTTTCGGTGGTCAAGATGCCCAGTTGGTTGCGCCGCGTGGTTTGCGGCTTGGAAGATACGGCCGCCACCTTTTGCCCCAACAGGGCATTCATCAAGGTGGATTTGCCCACATTGGGGCGGCCCAAAACGGATACGTAACCTGCTTTAAATGTCATTACTTTCATTTTATCAGGGGTGGGAAAAGCGAGTGAGCAGGGAACGGTGATTAGTAAACAGGGGGAACGAGTAATCAGGAATAAGGGAGCAGTGATCAGTGATCAGTGATCAGTGAACAGGGAACAGGGAACAGGGAACAGGAACAGGGAACAGGGAACCCAAAGGGTAAACCACCCACTCCTCCCAAACGGGTGAGAATTGCTCATGCACTGCTCCCTCCTCACCGCTCACCAGGCTCTGGACAAAGCCGCGCCAATCATGTAAAATCCCTCCGCTTTCATATAGGATTCGGAGGAATTACTTTGGCAAACATTAAATCTGCCATCAAGCGCAACCGGCAGAACGAGAAGCGCCGTCTGCAGAATCGTGTTTATCGCAGCTCGGCCAATACGTTTGTGCGCAAGGCCAATGCCGCCATCGCCGCGGGCGATGTAGAGCAGGCCAAGGAAGCCACCAAGGTGGCTGTGGTCGCCCTGGACAAGGCCGCCAAGAAGAGCATCATCCACGCCAACAATGCCGCTCGCCGCAAAGGTAACTTGATGAGCAAGCTGCACGCGTTGGAAACCGGCAAGTAACCTGCTTACACCTGCCACCCAATAGGCCTGCTCACGCAGGCCTATTTTGTTGCCAGGCGGCGCAGCCCCCTCACCTGCCGTATAATCACGCCCTATGTTCACTGCTGAAAAGGCCGCCGCTGAGGCGCGCATCCTCGAATTTTGCCGCGCCGCCAGCTTGCCCGCCCCCACGCTGAGCTGGAGCCAGATCCCCTTCGCAGGGGAATGGGGCATTGCCACCTCGCTGTTCCAACTGGCTTCGCAGGAAGCCAAGCAATCCGGCCAGAAGATCAACGTGCCGCAGCGCGCCACGCAGCTGGCCGAGCAACTGGCTGCCGAACTCGCCAGCCTGCCCGGCTTCACGCGCGTGGAAGCCGTGAAGGGCTACCTGAACCTGTATTTCGACACCGCCGAATTTGCCGGGCGCGTGCTGACCAACGTGCTCAGCCAAGCGGAGCGCTACGGCTGGGGCGAACCCAAGCAGCAGCGCGTGATGCTCGAGTTCTCGCAACCCAATACCCACAAAGCCTTCCACGTCGGCCACCTGCGCAACATGATCCTCGGTGCGGCGTTGAGCAACATCCTCGAAGCCGCCGGCTACGAGATGGTGCGCGCCAACTATATTGGCGATTATGGCAAAGACGTAATGAAGTGGATGTGGAACTACACCCGGCGCCACGCCGGCGAGCAACCGCCCGTCAAGGACGTGACGCGCTGGATGGGCGATCTCTACTCCGAATCCAGCCGCGAGCTGGAAGCCGACCCCAACGGCGAGGCTGAGATCCGCACGCTGTTCTCCCAGTGGGAAGCCGAAGACAAAACCGTCTACGACCTGTGGCTGCAGACGCGCCAATGGTCGCTGGATGGCTTCAACGAGATCTACGCGCAGATGGGCATTCACTTTGACCGCATCTACTTTGAGAGCGAGATGGAGCGGCTGTGCAAGCCGATCATTGATGAGCTGATCGCGCGCCAGATCGCGGTAGACGAGCGCGCCGAAGGCGGCACCGTAGTCGTCAAGCTGGATGAGTTGCTGGGGCTGCAGGAGAAGTATCGCGTGCTGGTGCTGCAACGCTCAGACGGCACCTCTCTCTACGGCGCCTGGGATCTGGCACTGGCGCTGCAGAAATTTATTGACTACGCCCTCGACCAGTCGATCTATGTCGTCGATGTACGCCAAAGCCTGCACTTCACCCAGGTGTTCAAGACCCTGGAGCTGGCCGGGCACGAGGCGCTGATGCAAAAGGTGCTGCACCTGCCCTACGAGATCGTCAATCTGCCGGGGAACGTGATCATCTCCTCACGCGAGGGCGTCGTGGTGCTGCTGGAGGAGCTGATCGAGCAGGCCACTCAGCGCGCCGCGGCCATCGTGGCCGAGAAGAACCCGGAGTTGGATGAGGCCACGCGCCTGAGCGTAGCCCAGCAGGTGGGCCTGGCGGCGATCAAGTACCCGATGCTGGCCCGCGAGACCACCAAGATCGCCACCTTCGATTGGGAAGCCGCGCTGGATTTCAACGGCCAGGCCGCCCCGTATATCCAATACGCCTGCGTGCGCGCTAACAGCATTTTGCGCAAGGCCGCCGCCGAAGGCGCCGCGAGTGCGCAACAACCGCCGCAGCACGCACTGGAGCCGAGCGAGATCGAGCTGATCGAGCTGATCTCGCGCCTGCCGGATGCGATCCAGCGCGCCGCCAACGAGCACAAGACACTGCACATCACCAACCTCACCTACGAGCTGGCCAAGGGCTTCAATGATTTCTACAATCAGTGCCCGGTGCTGCAAACCGAGGAGCCGCAGCGTAGCTTCCGCCTGGCCCTGGTGGCGGCGGCGCGCCAGGCGATGCGTAATGGTTTGGCGCTGCTGGGGATTGTTGCTCCAGAAGTAATGTAAACTTATCCTATCCAGCCACCGCGTATGCGGTGGCTGATTCATCTCACTCACTGGAAACCTGATGCCCAATACCCCGCCACGTCGCTTTTACCTCACCCGCCCTAGCCAGTTTGAGATCACCTACAGCATTAACCACTGGATGGACCCCAGCAATGCGGTTGACCGCCCCCTGGCGCAACAGCAGTGGGATGCGCTTTACCAGTTGTATCAAGCGCAGGGCGTGGCGGTAGAAGTGCTCGATCCGATGCCGGGATGGCCTGATTCGGTGTTCACCGGCGATTCGATCTTTCTGTATGGCACGCAAGCCATCGCCAGCCGCTTCCGGCACGCCGAGCGCGCCGGCGAGGTGGAGCCCCAGGTAGCGCGCTTCGCTGAGCGTGGCTACACCATCCACCGCCTGCCCGAGGATGTGCTCTTTGAAGGCAACGGGGATGCGGTCTACTGGAACGGGCGCATATTCGCCGGGTATGGGGTGCGCAGTGATAAGCAAGCACACGCCCACCTCGAGCGCATCCTCAACGTAGAGGTGCTGCCGATCGAAGTACTGGCGCCCCATTTCCATGTAGATACCGTGCTGTGCCCACTGAATGCCACTACCCTCGCCTACGCGCCTGCCGCCATCGGCGCCGCCAGCCTGGAGCGCCTGCGCAGCCTGGGGGTGACGCTGATCGAGGTGGCCGCCGAGGAAGCCGAGCTGCTGGCCTGCAACTCCATCGTGCTGGGTGATCAGGTGATCATGAGCACGCCGCATGCCCCGCGGCTGCAGGCCGCTTTGCATGCCGCTGGTTTCCAAACCCATGCGCTGGAGATGAGCGAATTCACAAAGTCCGGTGGCGGGGTCAAATGCCTGACGCTGGAAGCCTACCAACCTGCGTAGACTGAATATCGGCGAAGACAAAGGCCCTTGCATCTGCAAGGGCCTTTTTTTGTTTTACGGCTTCAGCGGCAAGATAAAGCGCGTGCTGACATCATTGGCGCCGCCGCGGCGCAAGATCACCTCCACCTGCCAACTCCCCGGCAGGCTCAAGTAATTTCCAGTCACGGCGTAGCGCCCAGGCGCATCGCCGGCCGCGGCCTGCGCCTCGATAATGCCCAGGCTGGAGCCCGGCTGAGAAAAGCGCAGCAACACCTCACTGGGCAGCTGCTGCGGGTTGCGGCGCGCGTCGTTTACATCTACCGTGAACTGGTTCACGCCCACCTGTGCCGGGGCAATGTAGACGGTCAGGCGCACCTCATCCCCGGCGTATTCGTGCACTTGCACGCGCGCGTAGGCTTGGGCGTGGGCCGCCCAGGCTGCCTGGCTGGGTGCGATGCTGGTCATCGCCCCCACCAGCAGCAACACCAACAGGCCCAGCAGCAACTCAGTGCGGATGGTGCGGCCAAAGGCGCTGAGGGCCGGCGCGGCATGTTTGCGTAAGCGCGGCGTAAGGATGCGCAGGTTGATCGCCCCCAGCCCTAGCAAGCCAGCGAACAGCACGGTCTTCGCAATCAGGGCACGGCCGTAGCTGGTAGTCGGCAGCAGCCAGAGCTGCCCAATGTGCAGCCAATAGCTGAGCAGGCCGGTGAGCGCCAGCAGCACCACGGCAGCGATCGCCAGGCGCGAGAAACGCGGCACCAATACCGCCATGCGCGCTCGTGACGCCTGGCGGCTGCGCACAACCGCGTCCAGCAAGGGCAGCAGGCCACCTAACCAGCTCACCGTGGCGGCCACATGCAGCCAATCGGCCACGATGGCCAGGGGCGCCAGTGGCCGCAGGGCCGCAGCGTGCGCGGTGAGACTGACAGTGAGCACGGCCAAGCCCCCCAGCCCGGCGAGCAAGCGCCATGTGCGCGGCGCGGCCGCGGGCAAGGCTCGCCAGGCCAGCACGCCGCTGGCCAGGGCCAGCGCGGAGCGTGCCCACCACAGGCGGCCGATGTAGCCGCTGCTGATGCCGGCCAGCGTCACCCACAAGTCTGCGCCGGCGATGTTGAGCGCCTGCACCGCCAGCAGGCCAAGCGTAGCCAGCAGCAGCAGCCCGCTGCCGGCCAGCGTGCTGCGGCGAATGCTCCGCGCCACCCCGGCCACCAGCGGCTGGCCCAGGCTGGCCGCCAAGGGTTGCACGACCAACAGCCAAAACACCACGCCGCCATAGGCCAGCGCCAGGCCCACAAAATTGAGCCAACGCACGCTGCTTTCCAACAGCGGCGGAAAGCGCAGCGCCGGATCGACGAAGCCCGGCGGCGGGGTCAACTCATCCAGCTCGGCGTCCACGCCCACCCCAAACGGAATGGCGCCTTCGGTCACGTGGCCATCGGCATTGGAGCGCACGCGCCACACCGCCGTGTAGCTGTCCTGCGGCAGCGGCTCCAGCGGCAGGCGCAGCACGCGCGGCGCACTGGCATCCACGTTG
Protein-coding regions in this window:
- the rpsT gene encoding 30S ribosomal protein S20, which translates into the protein MANIKSAIKRNRQNEKRRLQNRVYRSSANTFVRKANAAIAAGDVEQAKEATKVAVVALDKAAKKSIIHANNAARRKGNLMSKLHALETGK
- the argS gene encoding arginine--tRNA ligase, with the protein product MFTAEKAAAEARILEFCRAASLPAPTLSWSQIPFAGEWGIATSLFQLASQEAKQSGQKINVPQRATQLAEQLAAELASLPGFTRVEAVKGYLNLYFDTAEFAGRVLTNVLSQAERYGWGEPKQQRVMLEFSQPNTHKAFHVGHLRNMILGAALSNILEAAGYEMVRANYIGDYGKDVMKWMWNYTRRHAGEQPPVKDVTRWMGDLYSESSRELEADPNGEAEIRTLFSQWEAEDKTVYDLWLQTRQWSLDGFNEIYAQMGIHFDRIYFESEMERLCKPIIDELIARQIAVDERAEGGTVVVKLDELLGLQEKYRVLVLQRSDGTSLYGAWDLALALQKFIDYALDQSIYVVDVRQSLHFTQVFKTLELAGHEALMQKVLHLPYEIVNLPGNVIISSREGVVVLLEELIEQATQRAAAIVAEKNPELDEATRLSVAQQVGLAAIKYPMLARETTKIATFDWEAALDFNGQAAPYIQYACVRANSILRKAAAEGAASAQQPPQHALEPSEIELIELISRLPDAIQRAANEHKTLHITNLTYELAKGFNDFYNQCPVLQTEEPQRSFRLALVAAARQAMRNGLALLGIVAPEVM
- a CDS encoding copper resistance protein CopC/CopD; this encodes MKRVFIASGLALSAAAALVWGVWAHASILSSQPASGELLQAAPAEIILTFTEEIDPAFSQVQLFNSAKQLVNPGPGNVDASAPRVLRLPLEPLPQDSYTAVWRVRSNADGHVTEGAIPFGVGVDAELDELTPPPGFVDPALRFPPLLESSVRWLNFVGLALAYGGVVFWLLVVQPLAASLGQPLVAGVARSIRRSTLAGSGLLLLATLGLLAVQALNIAGADLWVTLAGISSGYIGRLWWARSALALASGVLAWRALPAAAPRTWRLLAGLGGLAVLTVSLTAHAAALRPLAPLAIVADWLHVAATVSWLGGLLPLLDAVVRSRQASRARMAVLVPRFSRLAIAAVVLLALTGLLSYWLHIGQLWLLPTTSYGRALIAKTVLFAGLLGLGAINLRILTPRLRKHAAPALSAFGRTIRTELLLGLLVLLLVGAMTSIAPSQAAWAAHAQAYARVQVHEYAGDEVRLTVYIAPAQVGVNQFTVDVNDARRNPQQLPSEVLLRFSQPGSSLGIIEAQAAAGDAPGRYAVTGNYLSLPGSWQVEVILRRGGANDVSTRFILPLKP